From Candidatus Methylomirabilis tolerans:
CGCTCTGGTGCGGTTCGAGCTTGCCGATAAGATCCCCCTGGTGAAGTGATCTCAGATTATCCCCAGCCTCGGCCGCCATGCCGTCGGAGACCCTGGCGCCTCTACTGCACGGTCCGAGGCTGGGGCATTTCTTAACGTAACAGATGACCCCGCCGACAAAAGATCCTTGTAGCCCTGCGATTATTAAGCCTTGCAAAAGTAATGCGGACAGCGGATGTCCCCTTTCCGTTCATGGTGAGCCTGTCGAACCATAGACGGGACAGCCTTCGACAAGGCCGAACGGATAGGCATATAATTCGTGTGCCATTTCTCACGCAAGACTCAATAGGAGGCCGCAAACCGTGAGCGCGATTCTTGAAGACTTGCTGATTGCCGGCGGAATTCTCGCCTTGCTGCTTATCGCGTTGGAAGTGGGGTTCGTGGTCGGTCGGCGCGCGACCACCGACGCCGACCCGCGCGCTAGTGCGGCGGTCGGCGCCGTACAGGGCGCCATCCTCGGCCTGCTCGGGCTTCTGCTGGCCTTCACCTTCGCAGCGGCCGGCGGCCGTTTTCTTGAGCGCCAGGATCTCATCGTGCAGGAGGCGAACGCGATCGGCACGGCGTACCTGCGCGCGGACCTGCTGGACGAGCCGTACAAGTCAGAGTTGCACGCGGCTCTGAAACGTTACACGGAGCACCGCATTGACCTGTCCAGCCGACTACGCCACGGCATAGAACCCGCTACGTTGGCCGAAATTGACCGGCTGCATGCGGGGATCTGGAGCGCGGCCATTGCCGGTGTCACGGCCAAGTCGTCGGTCATGATGGGCGTTCTCATACCGATCAATGAGGTCATCAACCTGCACGCCACTCGCTTGGCCGCCGGACGAAAACGTTTGCCGCCCATCATCATGGCATTGCTCATGGCGTGCTCGCTGTTGGCGGTAGGCGTCACGGGCTACGTCTGCGGAATGGGCGGGCGCAGGCGCGCCCCGTTGCCGGTGGCCCTGGCGTTTCTGATTGGCGCGGCGCTGTGGATTACCGTTGACCTCGACAGTTCGCGCGCCGGCCTGCTTCAACTCAGCGATGCCCCCCTCAAGGCGCTGAAGTTTGATCGGTTGCCTCAATGAGGGCACGTCCGCCATCGTGGTGTAGCCGTCGTCGGGAATTACCCGGCAAGGCGGGCGCTTCAAGTTGCACGATTCCACTGCTATTGGGACAACGCACCTGCGGGCGCCGTTCAGCCGTTGACAGGTGCCGCGTTGCCTGATAAGGTACCGAATTATAAGCTCTGCCTGTTTGGATGAAAGCGTGAGATTGCTACCGTTCCTCAACCACAGGGGGGGCGCTACCCATGAGCAACCACCGCCGTTTACGGACACGTGGAGGGGCGACGTGGCCCGCACGTGACTCCTTTGTGCCCTCATGATACCCACATCGCACCAGACCGGGGCGCTCGGCTTCGACCGCCCGACAAGCGACGCGCTCCAGATCCGGCTTTCTGGCGCCTGGATGCTCCAGGCGAAGATCCCATCCATCTCGGAAGTGCAGCGGCAGGTTGAATCGGGCTCCTCGATCCGGCGGATCGCCTTTGATACCCGGGACCTGACAGGCTGGGACAGCAGTCTGCTGATCTTTCTGACTAAGCTGATTGCCGAGGCCGAGCATCGGGGGATCGCGATCGATCGGACCGGACTGCCTGAGGGCGTCGGACGGCTACTCGATTTGGCCGCCGCAGTGCCCGGGCGCAAGGACACGGGGTCGGCCGCCCGGTCGATCTCCCTGCTCGTCCGGGTGGGGACTGGCGCACTCGCGGCGTGGCGGGAAGCGAGGGTCATGCTCGCCTTCCTGGGCGAGGCGTTTGTTGCTTTCCTCAAGTTCCTTGTGGGACGAGCGCGATACCGGCGCTCGGATTTCCTGCTGGTCATACAGGAGGTCGGAGCGCAGGCGCTGCCCATCGTGACGCTGATCAGCTTTCTGGTGGGGGTCATCCTGGCCTACGTCGGAGCGATCCAGCTCCAGCAGTTCGGCGCCCAAGTCTACGTCGCCGACCTCGTGGCGATCGGCATGACTCGGGAGATGGGAGCGATGATGGCCGCCATCATCATGGCGGGCCGGACGGGTGCGGCCTTCGCCGCCCAGCTCGGGACCATGCAGGTGAATGAGGAAATCGACGCCCTGACGACGCTCGGCATCCCGGCGATGGAATTCCTGGCCCTGCCCCGGATGCTTGCGCTGGCCTTGATGATGCCGCTCC
This genomic window contains:
- a CDS encoding ABC transporter permease; translation: MIPTSHQTGALGFDRPTSDALQIRLSGAWMLQAKIPSISEVQRQVESGSSIRRIAFDTRDLTGWDSSLLIFLTKLIAEAEHRGIAIDRTGLPEGVGRLLDLAAAVPGRKDTGSAARSISLLVRVGTGALAAWREARVMLAFLGEAFVAFLKFLVGRARYRRSDFLLVIQEVGAQALPIVTLISFLVGVILAYVGAIQLQQFGAQVYVADLVAIGMTREMGAMMAAIIMAGRTGAAFAAQLGTMQVNEEIDALTTLGIPAMEFLALPRMLALALMMPLLCVYADLLGIVGGAAVGIGMLDIGPTQYYLRTVEAVGLDSALAGLIKASVFGVLVAIAGCLRGIQCGRSSAAVGAATTSAVVTGIVLIVVSDALMTVIFNLIGL